The DNA segment ATAATTCTGTAAGAAGTTACTAGATGGAATTTTGTGCGCACACATAAAATAGGGAACTGCTGAAAATGGTGACTCTGCCAATTTATTAGCATTTATACAAGGCTGACTGAAAACAAAATGAAATGTTGTAAAAAGGTAATTCAAAAGGGTTAATTCTTCAAATTAAGAAAATGATCTTGAAGACAAAGTGACAATGTGCAGGAAAGAAAAGGAGCAATATCTTCATTGTTCATGCAGCATACCATTTGGATGACACATCCAAAGATTTTTGCAACATAATTCTACtacatttcaaaaattaatttattctGGTTCACCATTTGGATGGTTTTGTTAATGCTCTTGGATGAGATGGCTGTTTTGACTATAGAACGGGCATATTTCTATTCTGCAAGTAAACTACAAATATTCCAACAACAAAAGAAATGTGGTGCACATGGATTTTGTGTATGTATTTGTATGACAGATATCTGTATTTTCCATTTGCTCTTCTATCTTTTGTTTCCCATTTTCCTTCTACTTATGAAGCATGGATACTTCAAAATTGTTCACCGTATCTGTATAGTATCTGCGATTCTGTATAAGACATATTGGATATGATAATTGCAGGACATACTTCAAACCATGGTTtacagtaccgaactgtaccgcccggtatgggcggtacgtaccggtccgacaggttaccggtacgcggaccgcctgttaccggtccgagtacactgtagcactatagcagaactacagtactcggcacacctaaatataccgctcggtacacctgggtgtaccgctcggtataccgtaccgtaccggtaccgagcccaggtcgaaacatcggtacggtacggtattgcgaaccttgcttcaaACTACTAGAAAAATCTCTGGATACCATAATATACTTAGGTAACATTTTTTGGTAAAACTTTGATTTTTTAATCATAGAAACAGACTTCTTGCTATCTTCTCTACAACCTCGAAATATTATTTTGTAAAATAATATTGTCACGATGAATAGGTTATGGATGCCAGTGTCTACTTTTTGTGTAATGAGTCATTATAAAATAACTGGCTCTTCTAAGACAACCTTGTCATATAGGCAATTTATACTTCTAAGCATATTTGTTTATTGCTTTACTCATGCCATACCATGTTATTCTCTTATCTCTATCATGTCATATCGGTATTCTGGATCCAGACCTGTGCTCAATAGCTATGTAAATTACTTTTAATGAGAAAAGCATAAATGgtgttcatgcataaagaatgcaTGAAGTATAACAAGCAACAATGTCTAGATcattatggaaaaaaaaaaaaattgaaagatttggcTTACTTGAGCAAATGCATAGGCCAGGGCTGAGTACATCCCTGCTGCTCTTTCACGGTAAAAGACAGTCCTCTCAACGGCCACAATAGGCTGCACAATGATGGCATTGGTGGCCCCAAGGAAGAAAACAGCAGCATATATAGCGCCAAGTATCTCGAGAATGTCTTGTTGTTTGCTCCTGTTTATGTAGCCACATATGAGATTGTAATGGGAAAGCTATACATTGGTTCGATGAATGTACAAAGGATAAGTAGTTAAAAATCATATTCTTTATCAGCATATGTTGGAGCTTCTTCAATATACGAAAGTTTGATCTTTGAGAGACCTAAACAAAAAAGAAGATACAAATGAaaacattcaaaaaatattttattactgATCCTGTAAACATTTTCCCAGAATTTTGAGAGGAAAAAGCTTATCATTGTTATCTATTAATCACCTAAAAGGGGCTAGCACAAGTGTGACCCATTTTAGTAATGTATTCTAAAGTCAAAGTGATCGATATCAAGTAGGTCTTCTAACCAGCAATTGACTCACGGTTACTCATTTAGGTGGTTGGTTGCACAGAATCAATGCCTGTAAACATATTGGGACACTGGAAATACCAAGAAAGGAAAACCAAAAATCAAGAATGATGTCCTGGGGAAGAAATAGTCAAGGAACAAAACTTATTGTTAAAGATTATCAATGGCTTATCCAGGATTGTTATGACCCATAGGCTAGTATCAGTTCATCACAACCTTGCCATATGCAATCCACTGATTGCTGTGTTATTATGTGACATGTCCAAGCAGATCAAGTGGACATTCACATGCCTACTGTTATCTATTAATGTTTTATGCAGCGTGTACATAAGTTGGCAAAAGTACATTGTTGGCTTGCAGAACAGAAGCCAATGTCTTTGCATGAATTAGGCTCTGTAAGTCCTAACAATGGTTTATTAACCTAAGTCATATAATAGCTCGACTATATAACTAACATTCTGGGATTGGAGTAGTTTAACTATTcaacttttatttttctttcataaaatgTCTAATTATTCAACCTTTATGTTTCTTTCATAAAATCTTAATGCAGTTAAAAAGGTTTTTTTCTGCTATGATTTGATCAGCAATTTACTAAACCACGAAAGCTTTAAGAAAAATGCATATCATTTAAGCATATGAGTCGTGAATCACAATTTAAAAATATTaggttggctctgatactaaatgtcatgacccgggccCCTGATAGGTTAAttagcctatcaacttcatttagtcaaaatcattgatcaaaatgcttaagctaaagttaataataatacactcatcatacccttataagtcaattttaatttTGCTCGCTTCTAATCGAGGGTGTTACAGTTACGTGGGCCACAAGAGAAAGGGATTATGTCAAACTATTTACTATCTAAAGTCTAAACATACATAAGCATATACAAGGATTTTACGACCTGTTGAGGGAGGCAGGTTCCTGCTCATCTACATGCGGCTACACCACAGCCACATTTTGGGATTATCAGCCACCAAATTTTTGAAGTGAAGGGATTATTAGCCACATTTTGGTTTCAGATGCAATATGATATATACTTAATTTAAACATGAAGACACAGTTTTAAAAGTTCTAATAGGTTAAtagacaggaaaattatgtgtttaacgatattcatcaaataattaagtATGAATGATACCTTTTTGGGCTAAATATACTGCTTACCTTCTATTTCTATACACAGCGAcaaggaaaatgaagaaaaaaattggaaaaAATTAAGAAACTTACATCTTTCCACCCTTTTGCCAAAACACTGAGCCGAATATAAGGCCTATGACAATTGTCATGAAGAACCGGATGGCATTGTATTCTGGGTTTCTCCAATAAGACCAGTACTGTTTCCAAAAACATGCTTTGCATTGGGTACTGAATCTCTGGGAATATTTTGTAGGAAAATATAGATCTTTTGAATCTGGTGCAGGAATGCTCAATTCCTTGATAAGTTCTTGATTTTTTCTGAATGATACAAAGTGGAGAATAGTAAAATGATTTTAATGTATGTTTGatagtttttttttactttgattaTGAAGTATGAACTATATAGCATCTACTTACTGATAAAGAGGGGAACAAGCATAAACTTCAACAAAATCCAGATTCACGCTAGACTCAACTGAAGGAGAGCTTATCTCCAGCATCCATGTTGCAGGGTTATAACCTTCAGTAATCTTGGGTATCCCTGGAATTGCCTGCAGGATGGTTTTCTTGATAAAGTCATGATTAAATGTGGACTTTACTGATAACAAATCACTCTATTTATACTTTCTATGCCATAATTGCACCTATGGATCTACAAAATATTACTATTATTTAGAAACAATAAGCGGCAGGACAAAAACTATAACAATTTTGTCTTGGTTTATGCAGCAACTGTTTACAATAACAATTGTTGAAATTTCAATCTACAATGAAAACAATTGTTTATACACTTAAATGACTTATTCAACTTCAGAATTGAACTAAGCAGCACTTTTCCTAGAAGAAGTCCAAAAGATAACAGCAATGATATTAATCAGGTAATAGTaatacatgaaaagaaattgtacATATACAAAGTTGCAGAAAATAAATTTTAGTTTTATAAGTAATCATGTGACATGATTTAGTTTTTATTATCACTAAATGATTGGATATTCTCATTCAAAAGAACTTAGAAATCAGAAAAAAGACTCACTTCAAAGTATTCTATAAGTTTGTGAGAGTAACGACCAAGGGGTCCAGCATATATAATTTGACCTCCTGTCTTCATCAGAAGTAGCTggagacagaaaaaaaaaaaaaaaaagagttcttcTCTGACCAATGTACATTAGGATAAAAAGCAAGTTGAATCGGAATAGATACtgcataaaaataaatttaagggaATATGAACCTCATCAAAAGCTTCAAAAATATCTATGCTTGGTTGGTGGATTGTGCAAACAACAGTTCGGCCTGTATCCACTGTATTTCTCACTGTTCGCATAACTATCGCTGCAGTTCTAGCATCAAGGCCTGACGTTGGCTCATCCATAAAGATGATGGATGGGTTTGCAACCAGTTCAACGGCAATCGTGAGTCGCTTTCTTTGTTCAATTGATAAGCCATCAACCCCCGGAAGGCCAACCAAAGAATCTCTCAGTGTATCAAGTTCTACCAGCTCCATAACCTCCTCCACGAACATCTACGGTTTGCAAACACAAAACTAACTGTTACTTTTGTTTAATGATGGATTAAAAAGAGGAGAACAGAAATGCAAGTAGGATGCAGGAATACACATGAATGTCTCCCTCACAAAAGATATGGTACAGATTAGAAATAAAAGATGTGGTACTACTTAAGTGTTGCAAAATGGAATATCGGCCAATACTAGGACTTATTTCCGATCCTcacaaaaagcaaaaaaaaaaatcaaaagtgaaCACTGACCTGTTGTGTTTTCTTGTCTATTTCTGAATCAAGACGGAGCCAAGCAGAGTAAACGAGTGATTCATAGACAGTCACATATGGTGAGTGAATGTCATTTTGTTCACAGTAACCACTTATCCTATCAAAAGTCTCTTGCTTTTTAGGATAACCAGAAATGCTGATGCTCCCTGAAATATAACCACCAGTTTTTCTCCCTGCCAGGACATCCATCAATGTAGTCTTTCCTGCACCGCTAACTCCAACTAGTGCTGTCAGCACACCTGGCCTAAATGCACCACTTACATCAGATAGCAATTGGAGACGATCTTCTTGGATTCCTTGGTTCTTCATTTCCTGATCCAGAAGGGgggaaaaaaatatcacaagaattttctttttttttgttacttCTGTGAaaaaatagtgaccaaacaaatGAGACAATTCCTTAACATTCTTCAAACAAGAAAAGAGAtaccattgtttttttttttttttttgaactaagAAACATTCTCTATAATTCGCATGCATGTACACATTATGTAAAGTGCGCAAGAAAAATTAAATAACCTTTTAAAGCTATGACCTAATGAATACAACAAAAATAAGGAATGTGGCAGCTCATACCAAATGAAACCACTAAAAAGAATTTGCAATCATGTCTAATTCTCAGAGTTCAGATAGTGATCTTATTCCAGCATTAGTTTGCTCCTGAAAGTAGAGAATGGCATGTTTCATGCAAAAATGTATCAAACTCATTATTTAGCATCAACTAAGGAACGTCAGGCAGCTGAACATCCAAGCGAAGCTAGACAAATTGAGTTTCAGTCTATCAATCAGCAAGTAGTTACAACAAACTGGATATGCATCAATACCTACAGTCCATTCAATAATGATTCTGTTGATTCAAATTGTGTGAGTCCATAATTACTACTAACTCCAATCTCCAAAATGGTTGTCAGATGTTGAAACATAAATTAACCAAGAATGAGAAAAGGCACACAGGATTTGTGCAAATAACCATGATTTCGTTAAAATTTAAAGAACTTCAATAATACAGTTGTGATTATTCACTTACAGCAGGCATGTCAACATAGTAGTTCACATGATTGAAAGCAAGAGAGAGAGGCTGGAAAGGCAGAACCATTCCCCTCCTAGCTGGACACACTGAAGAATTAAAACTCTCAGAGCTGTTCCTCCTGGCTGCAACTGCATCAACATCTACGAAAATAAGAAACATTAAATCAATTGAACAACCAAATgaaaagaaatcaaattcacTTAAGATATAGTGTAGCCTCAAGAGTGCTGCTGCAAATATCTGATACAACAGCGTTATAAGAGAATGACCGGGTCACTAATTATTCTCAACCTGGGTCTGTTAGTCATATGCCCCAGCTATTAATTTCATATGTTGTTGATTACCAAATTATtcaaatatcataaaaattgcaatCCCTCATAATGTTATGCCTAAATTATGGCTCAGTACATAGAAAACTAAATCATAAAGGTTGAGTGTATAGTCATCAAAAGCTATCCTGTACTTGGTTACTAGAAACGAGATGCTACAATAAACATCAAGGCACAATGAGAAAGATGAATGCAATTAAACCAGCTAACCGGGTATATCAGGTGCAGTAGACCTCCTGTCACTTTCTATCAATTCAAACCTCTGATCTCCACCTGAtgagttctttcttttcttaCTTTCCAGTTCCTCATCAACAATCATACTTTGAGAACTTGCAATAGCTACAATGAGCAAATTTAGTTCATGTGAGGAAACACTAGATCAATGAAATGAAAAACAGAAAAATTTAATGGAGATCGGCTACTTACGGTTCAAGAAAGTTAGTGAAAGGATAAACAATATATTGAACAGAATAACAAAGCCTATGAGGGCACCAATAGAGACCCAATACCAATATCCATTGACAAACATTCCTCTAGATTTTAAAATAGCAGTTCCTACAGTTGCTGCATCTATGTTGGCATCATTGTTTGGCTGTAACAGAGATAAAGAAAGCATACATTACATTTGGAATATGACTTTTTACTGAACATGCATTCATTatttccaaaatctgaaaacatcAGCATCACCCTTTTAGAGAAACTATACATGCATAGCTATATTCATATGGCATTCAAAGAAAGGTTACATGATAAAAATCTTACGGCGCCCCATCTTGGATCAAGGAACTCATTAATGGCTATAGCATTCTGCCCATACATCAATGGGGAACTCCAGAAGCCCCATTTCCACCATGGTTTGATGTCATCTGTCACATAAAAAAAGAACAAATTTGAGATGTAATCCTACAAGAATCCAAATATCACAAAGTAAATTAAACAATTTGTCATCAGATGACAACTTCTGTTTTGAAAGATAGGTTATTAATTAAAGTAGcaagattttttttcatatacAAAGTATTAATTAAAAGAGGTCATGTACAAAGAAACAAGCAAAGAATCATACATCAGATTACCTTTAGACATGACAAATCCTCCTAGAACAAAAACAAGAAGCACAGAAAACGTTCCAAATGTATTAGCTATAACCATTGTTCTTCCAGTTGCAGCGATGAAGCGGAATAGAGCAAGGGCCACTTGATGTACTAGGAGAAGTACCAGGAACTGGCTGAAGAACCTGTCAAATTATGAAAAGATTGAGATGGCGAATTTTCATTTATCCTATATATCATGTCATTGGAAAAAAGGTGAAGCACTTTGAACATATCTGATCCTTTGTAGAATCATTTTAATTGCTAAATCCTGaataataaaatagaaagaaatattTGAGTACTCACCGGCCTGTAGCAGGAGCAAAACCAATCGCATAATAAGTAAGAAAAATCCATATTCCAGTGTCCAGTAAAGAAAGGGGAATCTTGAGGAGCCAATATGACAGGCCAAAAGCCCAAGGAGGGTAAAACAAGAAATCTCTCTGTTTATAGAACACCGGGAGCTTGTAAATAGTCATTGACAGTTCTGCCATACCATTAAACATCACGTTTATCAAACTGTAAAACAGTGCACCGTAGAACTTGTTACCATCAGGAATTGTCTCGTGGGGCATTTTTGTTCTCAGAAACACGGTCATGGCTATAAATGAAAGTACAGTTATCTGGAAAGTCTTAAAAGCATAGATGAAAGAGTTGCGCTTCATTAGCAACCACTCCCTTGATAAACATGCCTTGAGAAGTTCCCAGTTAGAAATGCCATATTTCTCTGTGGTCAGTGCAGCAGGATGGGCTCTAGATTTATCATAAGGAACACTAAGCTCCTCTGAGAGCTGTTTCCCAACATGAAAGGACTTGAAAAGCTGCACAAACTCGGAGACCGAAATATAATGGTATTGGTTTTTGTTAGACCAGTACTGTTCTTGATCCTTTTTTGAAGTTACCTCTTGAAGAAAGTCTGTGATTCCTTTTCTTTTGGGACACTTGAAACCAACGGACTCAAAGAACTCAAGGACATTCTCTCGAGGACCTTGATAGAGTATTTGTCCCTCAGACAATAGAATAATGTCATCAAAAAGTTCAAATGTCTCTGGTGCAGGTTGAAGAAGAGAAATCAGCACCGTCCCATCCATGACATGAACCATCTGTCTAATAAATTTAACTATTTGAAAGGTGGTAGAACTGTCGAGTCCAGTTGATATTTCATCCATGAAGAGTGCTCTCGCAGGCCCAGCCAACATCTCTCCTGCAACCAAGAACCAACATGTTTACCTTCTTAAGCATGCGATGATTAAGAACAACAGAATAAAAATCAAAACAAAGCTAAACACGTTATTAGCTTCAGAAGTACAACAAGGATACTAATTCCTTTATGACTGGAGACCTGATGCTTATGATTGATGATAGAAATGCCAGCACAGCAAACAAGCTGAAGAGAAGAAACACCCACTCCTTGTACTAATAAAAACAGAAATTATTATGCTTAAACAACATGCTAGGCTCCATCGATCTTGAATTATATGATTGTTAGGGTATTTACACCAATCATGATAGAGCAAACTAAGATGATATCATTCTTCATGATGGTGCTTCAGTTGTAGATGACAACAGGATTTTCCCCTAATAGTTTATTCTGCTTATTTCTGAATTGCATGTGCTTTTTTATTGGAATTTGTATAAAACACCTAGTTTCTTTAGAAAATTTCTCAAGTAGCATAGTTCCTGAACATGCGAACTTCATGTGAAATTGTTCTTGTTGGGTTAGAGATTCTACCAAATTATTTAATGTGTATAATACAATAAACATGCCTTGGCAGAATTTAGTAGAAACTGTTGATAAGCTGGGGAGTCCATGGTAATTAGATGCCTAACACACATAGGTGTCGAAGCCCATCCAATTGGATGAACAAAGAAGTTTGGTTAGCAAGGATCTGCAAATGGCACTTGACAGCAATCTAAATCTCTTAGCGATGGACATAGTTATTGCTACACACCAGTTGTCAACCGTTTCTTTTGGCCCCCAGAAATGCCTCTTCTCATCTCATCACCAACAAGGATGTCTGCACAGATATCCAATCCAAGTGCCTGTTTCCAGAATTTCAGGAATTAGCAATGACATTTACAGATTGACCAGTGATAGAGCTGCAATTATAGAGATGTACGCATGAACCTTGAGAATGTAATCTGTTGCTACACTGGTTTTCTGCCCTTCCATTGCAGTAGCCTTCATGAACACATCAATCTCGGGGTCTGGTTTAATTCCTGCATCCTTCTCTCGTCTTGACAATTCTGACAACATTTCATACCTTGTTCCCACGCCCAAACACCGTCCTGAGAAATCCAAGGTTTCTCGTACTGTCATCTCACCATTGTGAAGGTCCAACTGACTAATGTATGCACAAGTTCGTTGGGGAACAAATTCTGAAAGCTCATGGCCACAATATGTGATTTTACCAAATTCCTGCTGGCAAGGCAAGCACATCAAATGCACATATCTGTATATTATACAAAACCATCTATGCATTTTAGCACACGATATCAGAGACAATTGCATATGCATGTATGATGGTAGAGACCGGGGACACGCACCCTCAGATTTTTATCAAGTTTCCCAGCCAGGGCAAGCAAGAGTGTTGTTTTCCCCGAGGCTGGAGGTCCAAGAAGCAATGTCATCCTGAGAATGAATTAGAAATTAAAggatgaaaaaaagaaaatcatagTGATGTCTGTTTTGAGTTCATAGAACTTTTTCAGAATACAAACCAAACTGGAACTTCATCGAAAAAGTGAATAACATGCTTCAACATTTCATTTAAATTGCTTTTTGTGGCAATATAACTGGGAAGTTACTTTTGCTATTTTTTTTGCTTTCAGGTACTCAGTTTGAGTGTTGGCATGGTCCATCACTGCTTGGATTCATATGCAAAGGATTATACTGTGAAGGAATATGTTAGAGCTTAAATACATTTTTAGGTCTGTCCGTATCAGTTCAAACTTTTAGGAGACGGCTTGTACTTGATTTCTCTTGCGGTTACTATCTCAAAGTGAATGCTGTGGAAAGATCACTATCATGTTGGGCAGATGGCCCattattcagcccatagtgggctttaatTACCCACAGCCAACTTTAGCCTTCTTTCTTCCCATTTaacctaaaccctaactcttttgACTAAGAAAAAGGGGAGAACAGTGgctctggaaaagagaaaagcagcgGTGGCAGTTGAGGACAGGAAaacaagagaaaaaggaaatgaaagaagacaatgatagcccaaaagctgttctcaatcatcaagGCAGTGTTCTTATCTCAAATCAAATTTGCAGCGAATTCTTATTGTGATCACTCGGAGAGATTTTGGATATTGTACATAGTGACAAtctttgtatcccagttattctcttgtgattgttactttggttttgggcaaaagactctGAGATTTatacattcattatttttataatagattTTCTCTGACTTGGCCAGTGATTTTTTACCCTTAACGTTGGAGGGGTTTTCTACGTAAATCTTGATATCctaatttgattgtgattttcgtTTAATTCCGTTACGTGTTACGAACCGGTAAAGTTCTCTTTTTATCCCATCATATCAGGTGACCAAAGTCACAAGAGCTTTTTAATATGCTACAGTGAGGAGCTTTTAGAATTTATTTCAAGCAAGGCTTCTAGGATTCTAAAACTGAAAGGACTTTGATGCCTTTTGCTCTCATACTTTTATTGAAATAAAAATAGATATGGGTTGGaatatttctcaaaaaaattaatGATTAAAAGCGGTTGGCAAGGCAAAATTTTCCAGAAAATTTGGTTTGCTTACCTTGCTGGTTTCAGTATCCCGCTGACATCATTCAAAATTTTTATGGTCCTTTTCttggatggagaaagatttagaaGACCAATAATTCCCTGAATGTTACACATCGAAGAGAGAAAAGAAACATCATATGGACATGAAGGATTTTACAAATGGTTTATAATGACGTAATAAAAAACTTGATTCGTGAGCTTTTTCTAACCTAGCTTGTTAGGAAGAAGTAAAACTTGATAGATCtttacaagaaaataattttaaaaaaaatccctCCGAAGAATCATAATTGGTTCTTATGTGACTATCGATGGACTAAAACCCTCTTCTCTCTAAGTCGACAATAGTAGGAATGGAACTTTTTAGGAAATAGGGACACACCAAAACATTTAGCATTAAAGCTTAAAATGTGACACCATAGTACCTAAATAACAAGCCAAAATAAGATCATAAAACTATGTCCAAATGTAGATCTGGAAAGGTAAATATGAACTGATGTATGCTACTGTTTTAGGGACAGAACTAGGACTAGCAACCACGATAACAAAAATGTCACAGGACATAAAGATTATCAAATGAAGAAGtttctttctctatttttttttccttttttttttttttgttcttctcttgGTTATCATTAAATTTTTAACAAAAGACAGATAGTAGTAATGGTTTCTTATGTTGTTTGCTCTGGATTAAAACACTAGAAAAGTTTCTCCCTGACAAAAAACTTGAGGTGCGGGATAATATTCAGATTCGGCAAACAATGAGATGATTTTGGGTTCAGTGAGTACCTCTAAGATGTTCAGAGTGGAGTTCCACAAGGTGGGAAGTGCTCTGCTTCCCACAGAAACAT comes from the Musa acuminata AAA Group cultivar baxijiao chromosome BXJ2-8, Cavendish_Baxijiao_AAA, whole genome shotgun sequence genome and includes:
- the LOC135618856 gene encoding pleiotropic drug resistance protein 2-like isoform X5 codes for the protein MVSSSRRSWGAAFRDPKDVFRRSRGEEGEEEENLKWAALEKLPTYDRMRKGILRQVVEDGRVVFDEVDVHRLAHRDRKLLLDRLFKVAEEDNERFLERLRHRIDRVGLELPKIEVRYENLSVEADVSVGSRALPTLWNSTLNILEGIIGLLNLSPSKKRTIKILNDVSGILKPARMTLLLGPPASGKTTLLLALAGKLDKNLREFGKITYCGHELSEFVPQRTCAYISQLDLHNGEMTVRETLDFSGRCLGVGTRYEMLSELSRREKDAGIKPDPEIDVFMKATAMEGQKTSVATDYILKALGLDICADILVGDEMRRGISGGQKKRLTTGEMLAGPARALFMDEISTGLDSSTTFQIVKFIRQMVHVMDGTVLISLLQPAPETFELFDDIILLSEGQILYQGPRENVLEFFESVGFKCPKRKGITDFLQEVTSKKDQEQYWSNKNQYHYISVSEFVQLFKSFHVGKQLSEELSVPYDKSRAHPAALTTEKYGISNWELLKACLSREWLLMKRNSFIYAFKTFQITVLSFIAMTVFLRTKMPHETIPDGNKFYGALFYSLINVMFNGMAELSMTIYKLPVFYKQRDFLFYPPWAFGLSYWLLKIPLSLLDTGIWIFLTYYAIGFAPATGRFFSQFLVLLLVHQVALALFRFIAATGRTMVIANTFGTFSVLLVFVLGGFVMSKDDIKPWWKWGFWSSPLMYGQNAIAINEFLDPRWGAPNNDANIDAATVGTAILKSRGMFVNGYWYWVSIGALIGFVILFNILFILSLTFLNPIASSQSMIVDEELESKKRKNSSGGDQRFELIESDRRSTAPDIPDVDAVAARRNSSESFNSSVCPARRGMVLPFQPLSLAFNHVNYYVDMPAEMKNQGIQEDRLQLLSDVSGAFRPGVLTALVGVSGAGKTTLMDVLAGRKTGGYISGSISISGYPKKQETFDRISGYCEQNDIHSPYVTVYESLVYSAWLRLDSEIDKKTQQMFVEEVMELVELDTLRDSLVGLPGVDGLSIEQRKRLTIAVELVANPSIIFMDEPTSGLDARTAAIVMRTVRNTVDTGRTVVCTIHQPSIDIFEAFDELLLMKTGGQIIYAGPLGRYSHKLIEYFEAIPGIPKITEGYNPATWMLEISSPSVESSVNLDFVEVYACSPLYQKNQELIKELSIPAPDSKDLYFPTKYSQRFSTQCKACFWKQYWSYWRNPEYNAIRFFMTIVIGLIFGSVFWQKGGKMSKQQDILEILGAIYAAVFFLGATNAIIVQPIVAVERTVFYRERAAGMYSALAYAFAQVSIELIYIPPLGLLYSLLLFPMIGFSWRADAFLWFFFFIVICFVYFVLYGMMVIALTPNHHIASILSSFFYNFWNLFAGFVIARPLIPVWWRWYYWGDPVSWTIYGIVSSQLGTKDDLVAIPGAGSLTVKQFLKDNLGFQHSFLGCVALAHLGFVLLFFLIFGYSIKYLNFQKK
- the LOC135618856 gene encoding pleiotropic drug resistance protein 2-like isoform X2, translated to MVSSSRRSWGAAFRDPKDVFRRSRGEEGEEEENLKWAALEKLPTYDRMRKGILRQVVEDGRVVFDEVDVHRLAHRDRKLLLDRLFKVAEEDNERFLERLRHRIDRVGLELPKIEVRYENLSVEADVSVGSRALPTLWNSTLNILEGIIGLLNLSPSKKRTIKILNDVSGILKPARMTLLLGPPASGKTTLLLALAGKLDKNLREFGKITYCGHELSEFVPQRTCAYISQLDLHNGEMTVRETLDFSGRCLGVGTRYEMLSELSRREKDAGIKPDPEIDVFMKATAMEGQKTSVATDYILKALGLDICADILVGDEMRRGISGGQKKRLTTGEMLAGPARALFMDEISTGLDSSTTFQIVKFIRQMVHVMDGTVLISLLQPAPETFELFDDIILLSEGQILYQGPRENVLEFFESVGFKCPKRKGITDFLQEVTSKKDQEQYWSNKNQYHYISVSEFVQLFKSFHVGKQLSEELSVPYDKSRAHPAALTTEKYGISNWELLKACLSREWLLMKRNSFIYAFKTFQITVLSFIAMTVFLRTKMPHETIPDGNKFYGALFYSLINVMFNGMAELSMTIYKLPVFYKQRDFLFYPPWAFGLSYWLLKIPLSLLDTGIWIFLTYYAIGFAPATGRFFSQFLVLLLVHQVALALFRFIAATGRTMVIANTFGTFSVLLVFVLGGFVMSKDDIKPWWKWGFWSSPLMYGQNAIAINEFLDPRWGAPNNDANIDAATVGTAILKSRGMFVNGYWYWVSIGALIGFVILFNILFILSLTFLNPIASSQSMIVDEELESKKRKNSSGGDQRFELIESDRRSTAPDIPDVDAVAARRNSSESFNSSVCPARRGMVLPFQPLSLAFNHVNYYVDMPAEMKNQGIQEDRLQLLSDVSGAFRPGVLTALVGVSGAGKTTLMDVLAGRKTGGYISGSISISGYPKKQETFDRISGYCEQNDIHSPYVTVYESLVYSAWLRLDSEIDKKTQQMFVEEVMELVELDTLRDSLVGLPGVDGLSIEQRKRLTIAVELVANPSIIFMDEPTSGLDARTAAIVMRTVRNTVDTGRTVVCTIHQPSIDIFEAFDELLLMKTGGQIIYAGPLGRYSHKLIEYFEKTILQAIPGIPKITEGYNPATWMLEISSPSVESSVNLDFVEVYACSPLYQKNQELIKELSIPAPDSKDLYFPTKYSQRFSTQCKACFWKQYWSYWRNPEYNAIRFFMTIVIGLIFGSVFWQKGGKMSKQQDILEILGAIYAAVFFLGATNAIIVQPIVAVERTVFYRERAAGMYSALAYAFAQVSIELIYIPPLGLLYSLLLFPMIGFSWRADAFLWFFFFIVICFVYFVLYGMMVIALTPNHHIASILSSFFYNFWNLFAGFVIARPLIPVWWRWYYWGDPVSWTIYGIVSSQLGTKDDLVAIPGAGSLTVKQFLKDNLGFQHSFLGCVALAHLGFVLLFFLIFGYSIKYLNFQKK